Within the Plectropomus leopardus isolate mb chromosome 15, YSFRI_Pleo_2.0, whole genome shotgun sequence genome, the region gGTCCATTATGCCAAATGAAGATTGAATTGTGATATATATTTGTAAGAGAAGCAAAAATGTCACTAGCTTTGCTTGTTCAGTaggaaagaataaaaacacatttgaaagcATTAACTCTTGCCCTCTGCCAAAGGCAATCATCCCATATCTCTCTCCGCTGGGTTTTCAAGCCaactgccagaataaatgttggcattttacactcatgcaaaccacagatacattacatttgtgcaGTATTATAGTGGATATATTGAAATTTGATGTTTATTTGCGTTTCAACACACTGTGATTATTTTTAGGCATAAAAGCACTTCAAAATGGTTCGTTAACGTCAAGTTTTGGCATATTGATCTCAGTTGTGGTGGGATTATCCCGGCTGAAAATGCGGCAGTTTCTCCAACAAATGCTTAATATTGCACTATTTCCACTggaaatgaattttttttttggctaaaaaaacaaccactttttgtacTAGTCCAGCAGAATATGTAGCATTGTCTGGGtaaaaatcaattgcttttaaTGTCACTGTTACGGgcagaaacacagtgatttcatgtttaattttttttttttttaaagccttttttgcGGCACTATCACAGCAGAAAATGCAGCGTTGTCTGGGTAAAAATCAACTGCCTTTCGTCacactatcctggcaggaaacacagtgagGTCTGTAAAAATCAACCCCTTTTGACAGCACTTTCtccaacagaaacacagcaataaaaacttaaaagctgctggaaacgcAGTGATGACTGGCtataaaacaactgtttttgttgtttgttggtctccaATAGTGGTCTGTAGCTTAGCGAGCAATTCGCATAGGTTTCACTCTCTtaaccatcccctccacctcgtaatgacaaagtcagcttatatacTATGTAGAAACATTGACATAATACGTAGAAAGcacacaaatgtaatgtatctgtggtttgcagaaccGTACAgtgacaacattttcttctgacaACTGGGTTTTCAGACTTGAATGGAACAATAGATATTAATCCTCACCTGTATGGACATGAAACATGCAGCACTGGATGACAAGGCCCCCATGTAATGACTAGAGGCAGGATTCATGTCTGTTGGTATAAATTGTTCTACTCATTCACCGCCAACATGCTGATCATTTGTCTTTCTGAAGCACAAATGAGTAGTGACACTGCTGGCTCTCTCCATGCAGCAGAAAACGAGAATGAGTCATTTCAATGTAGGAGTACTGGCCGTTTGACAAACCGAGATCATTGCATCCAAATACCTCATGACCATAGTCTGGATGACCCACACTGGAATTTTTTGTACtgcatctgtcttttttctggtaaaataGTGTATTTAAGCAGTAGTTATTTGCGTTTGAGGTCTTCTTTGGATGACTGACGGTTATTACTGGTGTTATTTCAGGGTCAAAATGGCTGAAGAGTGCTTCAAACAGGCCAAGGAGAAGGCTTCCTACAATGTGAAACCCAAACATGCAACTGGAATAGTACGTCTTTACACTTCTTGTCACAGTTATTGTCTCatctgtgcttttatttgttgatttagCTCCAGCAGTCCCagccctcttctttttttctccccttggTGCAAATTGTGTCCTCCTTCCAAACACTTGTCAGGGTGTTGAAGAAACAACACTCAATGAGTGCCAGCACTGCCAGCTGTAAATAACTCAGGCCTGTTTCTTATTCCACAGAAAGCAAAGCTGGGTCAGAAGATCTGAAGCAGAGAATGGAAAATTATCATCACTCCAGCCTATTGCACAAGTACGGTTTGAACTATCTGATGTGACTCAtcagccatttttacaacatttgttTGCTTCCGGTATTTGTTTTGAGATGATTTAGATCTGTTGTTTATTGTGAGGTGGTTCAAAGTggatattttattgtttaaatgaCACTCTAATCCACCCTTTCATAATGAAATATTGCTACCAAAAGACATTCGTAAGCTCAGATGAGTAAATGTGGTCGAGTCATTTGCCAGAAAATGCTCTGTGGAGTCTGAAATTTGTAGCAACACTAAATCCGAGCTTTCTCAGTACTTTATAAGCCATATGAAgcctattttcttttttaatgcaattccCAAGCCTAGTTTACTAGGAAGGCGGCAACACTTTATATCtcctttaatgtttaaaagcacagaattttataacatttctacACGGTAGGTATTGATCACCTGCCAGATAGAAGGTGCCTTATTGCACAGTGGAGAGGTCAAATGCAGAGCTAAAGTTTGAGACATATCATCTGTAATTAAGTGTTATATAGAAATCTGTTTTACAAAGtcagaaacatgagaaatgtACTTTTCTTAATAGTTTCATCAAGTTTGTGTCAGAATAGTGATAATTCTAGATGTGTTTTACATACAGCACCGTATCTGTTGTGGTTTAGTTGTCTTTTCATCCAAAAAGGCCCTGCATAGATGGATTATTGTTTTATGCAGCTGTATCatcaacatgttttgttttaagcaAAATCCTATGAACTTAGTTTTGCCTTTCCTACTTTGTGTGAGTGTCTGAACTCCCAAAATGCAAATGGGGCAATAGGATCATATGGCGTGACATTCATGTGCAATACCAACCATGTGTTTTGATTGaccatgaaaaaatatatttattgaataaaaaaatgacagaaatttgtaatttaaaaaatctgatgttATCCGTTTATAATTTGTCTGCCCAGGACATTAAGTGGTACAGAACTACGTACACTCTTGTTTTATATGAAAtagatttaatatatttttcacagactttcttacacacatacataatatatatatatatactgtatatactgcaTTGCACCTCCATTACACATGCTCCAGTATGTTTTTTCCTACTGGCTAGTATATTTGTGGCAAACGTATACAGCCAGGCTTGTGTCTGAGCAGGTGGATGCCACTGGTCATTTGTGTGTTGCTTGATGATGCTTGAAATTTTTTCCTTGACATCAGCGTGTGTGTCTTTTGAGACCTTATAGAAGTTAAGGAAAAGATGCAGGACATCAGACACAAGAGTTATAAAACACCAACATCTACAGGTTAAAACATTGCTGGCAAACTGTGTAATAATTACTGTGGATCCACCTGACGAAAAACATGTCATCATAGAAACTTTTTAAAGGGGTCAAAATATTTCTACGGTTTCTTTAAGATGCTGAGTTATCAGCTGTATTTATAATGCTCGGTAATTTTAAAACTCTGAGGCACTTTTTTGACTCCTTTTTCAAAAAGGAATCAAGTGACAAATGTACAAATAGCCAGGTGGATATAAACTTTTTGACAAAACAGAGGCTTGTTTAATGTTGTTGAAAATTGGCTGCTTCAGCATCAGTGTCTCTTGTGCAGCCACTTGAATCAGTCTCTTTTTCAACAGCATCAGCTTGCCAACATGGCTGCTAGTTTCTGATTAAATCATTGTTGAGCCTTTGTTTAATAATACCAGTTCCATGTTTCATGTCATTATATTGTGGGACAAGCCATTATTTGTACAACAGGAGGCAGGATACTTCAGCTTGAAGCCAGTCCTTGTTTGGCAAAGTATGTGAAGTTCTGCCTTTTTCTCTAATGTTTCATCTTTCAAGTCCCTGCTCACAGTTTCCCATGGCCACTCACATCCACAGACATGCAGCGACACTGTTTGACCCTCTGCACCTTACGGTGTCTGAAAGGCGGCTGAAGGTCGGGGCAGTCCAGCTGCACTGTGAGCTGTGTGATGCGGTGTGGCCTGCAGAAGGAGCAGGACTGGAACGGCTCCTGGGCCTTGTTGTGGCTTTTCCTTCCAGAGCCTGAGGCTTGGCCTCGATTCTGGCCCTGACCTGAGCTGGGGCCCATATGGCGGGGGATGTAGAAGGAGTTGCACTGGCCGTAGCAAAAACGGTTGACCACAGTGCGGCTGCGGCAGCCCTCTTCACTGATTGTCTGGCGGAGGGGTTGGGTCTTGCACCAGTCTCTGCGGAGGTAGCGGCGCTCTGTCACCACCAAGGCCTCCCTGCTGGAGGACAGCACCTCTGGTTTCTGCTGCAGTAGCCGGTGGTGACGCTCTGAGGACAGGTTTCCTTTGGTTTTGTATGGGGATGGGATGGATCCCTGGGGCCGGTGCTTTTTGGTCTCTGCTGTGATGCAGAGCACCCCAGCCAGGATGACTGGGATAGTTATTCTCCACAGCATTCTGCAAAAAGAGAGAGGCTCATTAGTAAGCATAACAAGATGGTTTCTGaagaattaaccctttgaagcctgagcaaattggtttgatttatttcaaaaacatggggagagaaacaagaaaatcacctaaaaagtgttgcaaataataataataaaagaaaatctgttacatgattttaaatataaaatttaataatacttataaatatagttttctggatttttttccctatttttttaaggtaattttctaataatcctctcctctttccatcaattttacttatttcttgcaatttgtatgtcttgccaagttgctcattgcattttccttccatgtttcaaaatcaaaccattttgctcaggtttcaaagggtcaaatagcttgtgaaaggtgcctgagcgcagcacaagaaaactgatgtcgatccaggtttcaagagATTCAACATTTGTTGTCACAAGAACAGAATCTTAAAATGACTGACACTGAGGCTGGTGTAAAACTTTATGGCAGTATGTAATGATACATGGCAGTCAGACAACTGCAATCTTGTCAATATGGCCAATCATGTTTGCAATGAATGTGCGTTCATGTTGAACCACCCTTGCAGTCTGGCCTAACAGGCATCGTTGAGGAAATGAATCCATCACCAGGGCCCCCATTTGTCAGCATCTCTGTGTCATTACTTCTATTTGCTTTCCTCTCGGCTACGCAACTcttccaaaaataaacaaaaccctGCCATCAAAGGATACACTTAAACACCCATAACGAGAAGGGGAAGTTGATTTTATTGGTCCCGTCGCCGGGTAAAATAATTAGGGCTTTGCTTACTTTAGTCATGAACTATGCCGCAGATATGTAAACAGGCATTAGAGAGGCCCATCTGCATGTTATTAGGGGAAGAGTTGGGGAACTCTGGAGTACCCTTTGGGAGTCCACTCTTTTACTCTTTGGTGATATACTTTGGAGCAAACTGAACTGAGAATGACCCATAGTGTCCATAATCACCGTAATGTAAAAAGAAAGACGGCGTGATGGAGAGAAATGATTTCTCCACCGTTCAGGATGGAGTATCTGCCTGTGTGCATGCTGTCAGTATTTGCGCCAGCACATTTTTGACCATCACTCAAGCATCTTTTCAGCAGATGTTGCTCTTGACAAGCGTTGCATGACATCAAGTCAGAAATTCTGACAGAGAACCAAACTGCCTCAAGGCCATTGGCTGCTCCTATTCACAGACTCTTCTTTGCTGTGCAAATTTGTATGTtcccttttctccttttctggACCTGCAACTCACTCTGACATGGAACAAATTACTTTATCATAATCCACTTTGTCTTTTGCCTCCTTTTTTCTGCCCTTGACCCTGAGGTCATGGCAGCCATGTCCGAGCTGCATGAGCACTCAAGTCTGTATATCACCATCCCGGCGGCACTTAACGTAAGCTAGACAGCAGCTGTTTGTCCATCTCACAGAAGTGTAGTTTGAATTCAGATCAGACTTTTTCCATCGGATATCAAGAGTTATGTTTGAGTTACATAGAGATCGActtgactttttaatgttttgtcatGCAAATCTGAtctcttgttgtttgttttcttcattaaGAGATCAAACGTGTAGAAATAAAGTTCTTGTGTGTAcactttgccaaaaaaaaaaaatcagatgttcTCTCTGCTTACAATCAAGTCTATTATTGTTGGGATGATTTTGGAGTTTTTGCCAATAACCAGTATGCCAATGTACAACAACTTATTTGTCAGATTaccaatatcaatatatccactgtttttcctcacttaattttagtgatcaagtCTATTCTGTAGTGGagttaacatcatattatacatactcttatagtgatggcccaccagcagatgcaCACATTAAATACTAAGCTTTTCAATGTGTGTAATATTCactcattgtgcaaaataaggagggatgcatgataatatcagtACGTCACGTAAATAttagaataataatattacGTTAATGTTAAACATCGGAATCAGCCAAGATACTGATTTCTACagatatttatcattattgttatcattattattattattattattattattattattattattattgacaaattgaacatgtacaaaatatcaaccctaagtattatttttttcttattttgcacagtaaATGAATGTTACATGCActtaaaaacattgtattttatgtcttcatttgatggtgggccatcacaataagattatgcataatatgatgttagtTCCACTACAGAGGAGACTTGATGATTCCTAAAATGAGGTGGGGAAAAAGTAGATATATCGATATTGGCTATTGTCCAAATTAGTTGTAATATCATGCAttcctaaaaataagaaaaatacttcaacttagggttgatgttttgaatttgttcaatttgtcaatttaaaaaaatggtttgtgaTATCGGGAGAAATCAGCAATTTGGCCAATTCTAGTAATTCATCTTAGTGCCAATATCTTCCAACACCAATGATCCGTCAATATTATGGTGCATCCCTATACTATTTGCTATTTTCCATCTGAGAATGTCCAGAAGACAAATGCATTGAGGAATTTTCAATAAGAGCATCACAGCgaacttttatttaactttttttgccaaacaCAACTCCTTAAATGTCTTGATCATGACGGAAACTGCATTTCAGATCAGCGCTTCTCCTGTAGGCAGACATTTTTGCATACAGCCAGCACACACGCCCACCCATCACAAGGTTAGAATAACTAAACCGAAGACTCCCGCTGGGTCCTTCCACCACCTACTGCATCGGGGAGTCATGACCACCACTCCATCTTCCAGTGATCTACCTTCCATGTATAACACAGTCTCATTTGTCTTGAGCTGCTCATTCTCCTTCCTGCTGACTGTGGATTTCAGTGCATGAACCCCCAGTCAAGGGAGCAGGCTATGCTTCTGTGTGCAGCCTCTT harbors:
- the grem2a gene encoding gremlin-2 — translated: MLWRITIPVILAGVLCITAETKKHRPQGSIPSPYKTKGNLSSERHHRLLQQKPEVLSSSREALVVTERRYLRRDWCKTQPLRQTISEEGCRSRTVVNRFCYGQCNSFYIPRHMGPSSGQGQNRGQASGSGRKSHNKAQEPFQSCSFCRPHRITQLTVQLDCPDLQPPFRHRKVQRVKQCRCMSVDVSGHGKL